TCCAGTTCGGATTGCCCGAGTTGTCACAATTTAAATCAAAATTACCATCTCTTTTATCGATAATAATACCTGGCGCTGCTGCCACAATCTCCATAACTTCTTCTTGCATGTATTTCCACGGGTAAGGCCAAATTACATAGTCTGTGCCTTCATGATTTCCAGTAGCCCAATCGTAGGTACGTTCGTTACATTCATAATCTGTTAAATTCCCATTAGGCGCCAAGTCGTGGTCTACTTGAAAATTTACAATGTAAAAACCAGGATTATCAAACCCAGCCTTTGCTTTAATTGGTGAGATAAACAACGGAGATCCACCGCCGTTTCGAAAGGCATCTGGCTTAGCTTCTAAAATTTGTTGTTTATTAATTAAAAGCTGCTCCCGTACCTGCTGTCGTTGCGCATTGGTGATGCATTCAGATTTTACATAGGTTGCTGGATGAAATGTTTCTGGAGATGGCGACTGCTTGCTAAGTGGGTTTTGAGCAAATAAAGTTGTTGTTAAAGCCAAGAACGCTAAACGTATTGTTGTTTTCATAATGTGAAGTTTTAAAATTAAAAATGTGCGCTATTTTAAGTACATCGCACAAAATTTAATTTGTCATCACATTTATAATGCTTTTAACCTTTATTGTCTGTACTTAAGAGAATAGAAATTAATAGTAAAACTTTACTAGTGTTTTTGAAATTTTCTGAAAACAGCGTTTTTTATGTGTTCATTAGAGTGAAAACACATTGTACTTCACAAACTATTATCTATTGGGATTCATTCTTAGCAAGGTGGAACCAATTAAGGCGTTGTCTTCACTATAAACACGTACACGATACGTTCCCACATCATAAAAATTAAAGTCAAAATAAAGCTTAGGAGACGTTCGTTTCGCACTATACACTACATCTTTATACTTATAATACTTAAAGTCTGACGTACTTAACTTATCTATCGCGACAATTAATTTTTCAGTGTTAAGCGCTTTATAACCGTGGTCTACACAAACCGATATTTTTCCTCTATTTGCACCAGTACCTTGGTTTATACTTGTTGTACCAAACGAACCTTTTTTAAATTTCTCATAGTAACCATTTCTGTTAATAGCAAAATACAACTGAGCTCCTTTATAGTATTCTTCTAATACCTTGATTTTCGCTGCTTTTTCTGCTGCCAGTCTTTTTTCAACTATAGCTTGGGCTTGTTTGGTGGTTTTAATAATGTGAGGTGTACCCTTAGTAGAATTTATTGAAGCAGATCTTTTTGGTAGTGTGAGACCGTTTTCAACAAGTTCGGTGTGTGCTTTGCTATCAATAGCCGAAATATAGTACATACCATTTATCCCTCCTAACAAACCTATTCCTGTAGAACGCCCCTTGGCTGTAGCAATTCCAATTACTTTATTTTCTTCACTAAAAACAGGACCTCCACTGTTGCCAGGATGTATTTCTGCATCAGTTTTTAAATATCCGTAGTCTCTATTTATAACAAAATCGTATCCACTCATAATACCAAGGCTAATAGTACTTAAATCTTTCAGCATTAGGTCTGCAGATCCAGTAAATTGCGCAGGATACCCATAAACACATAGATTTTCTCCTTGGGTTACATTATCTGAATTCCCAAGAGGGACTGTTGAGAATTTTCTTTTAACGGGTTTCCAGTCTAGTGTTCCCACAATTTTTAACATGGCGCCATCGTATGTTCCAGAACCAATAGAGACAACCTCGGCAATATATAATTTGTAATCGCTTTCTCCCGGACCGTCATAGACTTGTACTATAGGTATTGTATGACCTGTTCTATTAATTTTGGTAATGGTTCTATCGTTCAACAGCTCTTCAGAATACAAACTAATGGTTGTCATTTCTTTGTCGCCTTCCATATAGTTATAATCTATAAACCCCTTTACGCACATCTCAACTACGTGCTTATTAGTAAACAGATATCCATCTTTAGTAACAATAAAACCTGATCCTCTGCCCATGTATCCATCGCCAGCATTTTTTCCTTCCATGCCCGGATCCATTAGCAAAATTTTTACAACACCCTTGTAATATTTAGAGGCTATTAATTTAGTGTCTAGACCTTTTTCTTTACAGGAAAAGAGACATAAAAAGGCTACTAAATACAACGGCCATCTATTTTTCATATTGAAATAATTTGAGTTGATTATGCTAACTAATTGACACTGCTAAAAGTAGCAATAGTTTATGAAACAGGATAAAACAAATTCCATTTATTTAAAGACTCGCAAATTGAAATAGAATTTCTAGCGAAAAAAAACAAAATATCCCTTGGTAAAGACGCTGTTAGAAAACCCTACATACACGTTAACTTTTTCACTATTTTTGTAACAAATTTGAAAAATGCACTATAAAAGAATTCTCCTTAAATTAAGTGGCGAAGCGCTAATGGGCAACCGCCAGTACGGAATTGACCCCGACCGTCTTAAAGAATATGCTGAAGAAATTAAAGAAATCATCGCTCTTGGCGTAGAAGTAGCCATTGTTATTGGTGGAGGAAACATTTTTCGAGGCCTCGCAGGAGCCAGTAAAGGAATGGATCGCGTGCAAGGAGA
This Rasiella rasia DNA region includes the following protein-coding sequences:
- a CDS encoding S1C family serine protease; the encoded protein is MKNRWPLYLVAFLCLFSCKEKGLDTKLIASKYYKGVVKILLMDPGMEGKNAGDGYMGRGSGFIVTKDGYLFTNKHVVEMCVKGFIDYNYMEGDKEMTTISLYSEELLNDRTITKINRTGHTIPIVQVYDGPGESDYKLYIAEVVSIGSGTYDGAMLKIVGTLDWKPVKRKFSTVPLGNSDNVTQGENLCVYGYPAQFTGSADLMLKDLSTISLGIMSGYDFVINRDYGYLKTDAEIHPGNSGGPVFSEENKVIGIATAKGRSTGIGLLGGINGMYYISAIDSKAHTELVENGLTLPKRSASINSTKGTPHIIKTTKQAQAIVEKRLAAEKAAKIKVLEEYYKGAQLYFAINRNGYYEKFKKGSFGTTSINQGTGANRGKISVCVDHGYKALNTEKLIVAIDKLSTSDFKYYKYKDVVYSAKRTSPKLYFDFNFYDVGTYRVRVYSEDNALIGSTLLRMNPNR